A portion of the Parasedimentitalea marina genome contains these proteins:
- a CDS encoding DUF2199 domain-containing protein has translation MLTSSRQCRCCGATFAQLLSLACDRPDLCPEDTPQQDNAAITAETGDVLTDDFCRIGNLHFVRCILAISLIGGDEEEFVLGTWASVSAEDFVDYLDLFDMPETEGLGKRPAWLSNAIPPGVGEPVAGMLNMRSPGQYPEMTISETSHPLYSLQKKGANLEELFELLYSYGHDMASLVYDS, from the coding sequence ATGTTGACTTCGTCACGTCAGTGCCGCTGTTGTGGTGCCACCTTTGCGCAACTGCTTAGTCTGGCCTGCGACCGCCCTGATCTGTGCCCCGAGGACACGCCTCAACAGGACAACGCGGCGATTACGGCCGAAACAGGCGATGTCCTTACCGATGATTTCTGTCGCATCGGCAATTTGCACTTTGTGCGCTGTATCTTGGCGATTTCGCTGATTGGGGGCGACGAAGAAGAATTTGTTCTGGGCACATGGGCCAGTGTCAGTGCTGAGGACTTCGTAGATTATCTGGATTTGTTTGACATGCCTGAGACCGAGGGGCTGGGCAAACGTCCAGCATGGCTGTCAAACGCCATTCCTCCGGGTGTCGGAGAGCCGGTGGCCGGTATGTTGAACATGCGCTCGCCGGGACAATACCCCGAGATGACAATTTCAGAAACCAGCCACCCGCTGTACTCGTTGCAGAAAAAAGGTGCCAATCTCGAAGAGCTGTTCGAGCTGCTGTATAGCTATGGCCATGACATGGCGTCACTGGTCTATGATTCCTGA
- the purF gene encoding amidophosphoribosyltransferase, with protein sequence MCGILGIANRNEDVFAEIYDGLLMLQHRGQDASGIVTFTGENFREHKANGLVKDVFNADVAKKLTGKIGIGHVRYPTAGSLSAAEAQPFFVNAPYGIYLVHNGNITNTTEQREKIIGKYSRHLRTTSDSEILLNVLADKISDSIKVNGTGDPKRNLFAGVKMTMERIQGAYSVITLIAGVGMMAFRDPHGIRPLSIAQRVNEDGGHEYAFASEDVAFGINGFEKLRDVNPGEAVLVDLDGNMHSFQAIEGKLTPCIFEYVYLARPDSMLDGISVYKTQLRMGQTLAKQIQDSGLEIDSIIPVPDSARPVALEVANATGIRYREGLVKNRYVGRTFIMPGQAERQKSVRRKLNAIPLEMKGLNVMLIDDSIVRGNTIKKIVEMCRVAGANKVYVASASPPVKFPNVYGIDMPTKRELVADNRTLEEIRVELGADALIYQKLEDLIWAAKEGNKDIEQFDCSCFDGEYLTGSVSEDYLTKLETSGRVSDKINDMPTAGDSWNGSKLATSG encoded by the coding sequence ATGTGTGGGATTTTGGGGATCGCTAACCGGAACGAAGATGTCTTTGCTGAGATCTATGATGGTTTGCTGATGCTACAGCATCGTGGTCAGGACGCGTCTGGCATCGTCACCTTTACCGGTGAAAACTTCCGCGAGCATAAGGCCAACGGTCTGGTCAAAGATGTGTTCAACGCAGACGTGGCAAAAAAACTGACCGGAAAAATCGGCATCGGGCATGTCCGGTATCCGACCGCAGGCTCGCTCAGTGCTGCCGAAGCGCAGCCTTTCTTTGTGAACGCGCCCTACGGCATCTACCTTGTTCACAATGGCAACATCACCAATACAACCGAGCAGCGCGAAAAGATCATCGGCAAATACAGCCGCCATTTGCGCACCACCTCGGATTCTGAAATTCTGTTGAACGTGCTGGCCGATAAAATCTCGGACAGCATCAAGGTCAACGGCACAGGCGACCCCAAGCGCAACCTGTTTGCTGGCGTGAAAATGACCATGGAGCGCATTCAGGGCGCCTATTCGGTCATTACCCTGATCGCCGGCGTCGGCATGATGGCCTTTCGCGACCCGCATGGCATTCGCCCTCTGTCCATCGCGCAGCGCGTAAACGAAGACGGTGGACATGAATACGCCTTTGCCTCGGAAGATGTGGCCTTTGGCATCAACGGCTTTGAAAAGCTGCGCGATGTGAACCCAGGCGAAGCAGTGCTGGTTGACCTGGACGGCAATATGCACAGTTTTCAGGCGATCGAGGGTAAACTGACACCCTGTATTTTCGAATATGTCTACCTGGCCCGACCTGATTCCATGCTGGATGGCATTTCGGTTTATAAGACCCAACTGCGGATGGGGCAGACGCTTGCCAAGCAAATTCAGGATTCAGGGCTGGAGATCGACAGCATCATCCCAGTCCCGGACTCTGCCCGCCCGGTGGCTCTGGAAGTGGCCAATGCCACGGGAATTCGCTACCGTGAAGGCTTGGTCAAGAACCGCTATGTGGGTCGTACATTCATCATGCCCGGCCAGGCGGAACGCCAGAAATCCGTACGTCGCAAGCTGAATGCTATCCCGCTTGAGATGAAGGGTCTGAATGTCATGCTGATCGATGATTCGATTGTGCGTGGAAATACCATCAAAAAGATCGTCGAGATGTGCCGAGTGGCTGGTGCAAACAAAGTTTATGTGGCCAGCGCGTCACCGCCGGTGAAATTCCCCAATGTCTATGGGATCGATATGCCGACCAAGCGCGAATTGGTTGCCGACAACAGAACGCTCGAAGAAATCCGGGTTGAGCTGGGGGCTGATGCGCTCATCTATCAGAAATTGGAAGATCTGATCTGGGCCGCAAAAGAGGGTAACAAAGACATCGAACAGTTTGATTGTTCTTGTTTTGATGGCGAGTACCTGACTGGCAGCGTCAGCGAAGATTATCTGACCAAACTCGAAACCAGCGGCCGCGTCAGCGACAAGATCAATGACATGCCGACAGCCGGCGACTCGTGGAATGGGTCCAAACTTGCAACGTCGGGATGA
- a CDS encoding Hint domain-containing protein, giving the protein MLLDHFNSFADFQSVNLLMTTPVTKPEPRPARRARPQAGGFLPDTLVETDTGFVQVRDVKVGDKIYTLDGGCQEVKSVSQSVPRLTTLVRVPAGALGNDVDLMLPSDQMVALELDTAERLFDVSLVMTRLISLVGYKGISPALPERMPRIHLKFQEEELIWAESGMLLQVAGDSLDSAFRKLSLTETRQILASEDGRALALTGLDPAPAPTPSPLDEILMPMAA; this is encoded by the coding sequence ATGCTACTGGATCACTTCAACTCTTTCGCAGACTTCCAGTCGGTGAACCTGCTGATGACTACTCCGGTAACCAAGCCTGAACCACGTCCAGCCCGCCGGGCCCGTCCCCAGGCCGGAGGTTTCCTTCCCGATACTTTAGTAGAGACCGACACTGGTTTTGTTCAGGTGCGTGACGTAAAAGTCGGCGACAAGATCTACACTCTGGATGGCGGTTGCCAAGAAGTGAAATCGGTCAGCCAAAGCGTCCCCCGTCTGACAACTCTCGTTCGCGTCCCTGCCGGTGCCCTTGGTAACGACGTTGACCTGATGCTGCCGTCTGATCAGATGGTCGCGCTGGAACTGGACACTGCTGAGCGTCTTTTTGATGTTTCACTGGTCATGACCCGCCTGATTTCACTGGTTGGCTACAAAGGAATCAGCCCGGCCCTGCCCGAGCGTATGCCCCGCATCCACCTTAAATTCCAAGAAGAAGAACTGATCTGGGCCGAAAGCGGCATGCTGTTGCAGGTCGCAGGTGACAGTCTCGACTCGGCGTTTCGCAAACTGTCCCTGACCGAGACACGCCAAATCCTTGCCAGTGAAGATGGCCGCGCCCTTGCCCTGACCGGGTTGGACCCAGCGCCAGCCCCGACACCCAGCCCCCTTGACGAAATTCTGATGCCAATGGCGGCCTGA
- a CDS encoding CvpA family protein, with translation MEGFTIIDGVVALIIVVSALLAYARGFAREAMAIAGWIAAAVLAFIFAPQVEPLMAEIPVLGEFISDSCELSIITAFAAVFALALIVVSFFTPLFSSLVQRSAIGGLDQGAGFFFGVLRGILLVAIGFFLYDVVMTGQSFTMVDESRSAVVFESMIGKIEDRDPEQALGWVTQQYENLIGNCQK, from the coding sequence ATGGAAGGTTTCACAATAATTGACGGGGTTGTCGCCCTGATCATCGTAGTATCGGCATTGCTGGCCTATGCACGCGGCTTTGCCCGCGAGGCCATGGCCATTGCCGGATGGATTGCCGCCGCAGTGCTGGCCTTTATCTTTGCGCCGCAGGTCGAACCGCTGATGGCCGAGATCCCGGTGCTTGGCGAGTTCATATCGGACAGTTGCGAGTTGTCGATCATCACCGCCTTTGCTGCGGTCTTTGCTCTCGCGCTGATCGTGGTCTCGTTCTTTACGCCACTGTTCTCATCGCTGGTGCAACGTTCGGCGATCGGTGGGTTGGACCAGGGGGCTGGCTTCTTCTTTGGCGTATTGCGCGGCATTCTATTGGTGGCAATCGGCTTCTTTCTTTACGATGTCGTGATGACCGGACAATCGTTTACAATGGTTGACGAAAGCCGCTCGGCCGTAGTGTTCGAAAGCATGATCGGCAAAATCGAAGACCGCGATCCAGAGCAGGCTTTGGGCTGGGTTACCCAGCAGTATGAGAACCTGATCGGCAATTGCCAAAAGTAA
- the radA gene encoding DNA repair protein RadA yields the protein MAKSKTFSCSACNASFSKWAGRCETCGEWNSLSETAALSTGPGKKSLGNTRGSTIVLSDLATNETPPPRTLCGVGELDRVLGGGLVSGSAILVGGDPGIGKSTLLLQAAAQFARTGVKTIYVSGEEATAQVRMRAQRLELSQAPVQLAAETNLRDILTTLEAEKPQLVIIDSIQTMWVDNVDSAPGSVSQVRAAAHELTSFAKRNNISIIMVGHVTKDGQIAGPRIVEHMVDTVLYFEGERGHQFRILRAVKNRFGPADEIGVFEMTGRGLSEVINPSALFLSERGEPSPGSVVFAGIEGTRPVLVEMQALVAPSPHSQPRRTVVGWDGGRLAMILAVLEARCGIPFAGLDVYLNVAGGMKISEPAADLAVAAALLSAREDTSLPADTVIFGEISLSGALRPAPQTENRLKEAQKLGFTAAIAPSGGKSISMKGINLRRVTDLTGFVGDFFGAG from the coding sequence ATGGCCAAATCAAAAACCTTCTCCTGTTCCGCCTGTAACGCCAGCTTCTCTAAATGGGCGGGGCGCTGCGAAACCTGTGGCGAATGGAACTCTTTGTCAGAAACCGCCGCCCTTTCAACCGGGCCCGGCAAGAAATCGCTGGGCAACACCCGTGGCAGCACAATTGTGCTCAGCGATCTGGCGACAAATGAAACACCTCCCCCCCGTACCCTCTGCGGCGTGGGCGAACTCGACCGGGTGCTGGGTGGTGGGCTGGTCTCAGGTTCGGCTATTTTGGTTGGCGGTGATCCCGGTATTGGTAAATCCACACTGCTGTTACAAGCCGCTGCCCAGTTCGCCCGCACGGGGGTAAAAACCATCTACGTCAGCGGCGAAGAAGCCACCGCTCAGGTCCGTATGCGCGCGCAACGGCTGGAATTGTCCCAGGCGCCGGTACAGCTGGCAGCGGAAACAAATCTGCGCGACATCCTCACCACGCTTGAGGCCGAAAAACCCCAGCTGGTGATCATCGATTCTATCCAGACCATGTGGGTCGACAATGTGGACAGCGCCCCCGGCTCGGTCAGTCAGGTCCGCGCTGCTGCGCATGAATTGACCAGCTTTGCCAAGCGCAATAATATCTCGATCATCATGGTCGGCCATGTCACCAAGGACGGCCAGATCGCCGGACCGCGCATCGTCGAACATATGGTCGACACGGTGCTCTATTTTGAAGGCGAACGCGGCCATCAGTTTCGCATCCTGCGTGCGGTCAAAAACCGCTTTGGCCCAGCCGACGAGATTGGCGTCTTTGAAATGACCGGCCGTGGATTGTCCGAGGTCATCAACCCGTCGGCCCTGTTCCTGTCCGAACGTGGCGAACCCAGCCCCGGATCTGTGGTATTTGCTGGCATCGAAGGCACCCGCCCTGTGCTGGTGGAAATGCAGGCCCTGGTCGCGCCCTCGCCGCATTCGCAGCCCCGCCGCACGGTGGTTGGCTGGGATGGCGGACGGTTGGCGATGATTCTCGCCGTGCTCGAGGCGCGCTGCGGCATCCCCTTTGCTGGGCTTGATGTCTATCTCAACGTGGCTGGTGGCATGAAAATCTCAGAGCCCGCCGCCGATCTGGCAGTGGCCGCCGCCCTGCTGAGTGCGCGCGAAGACACCTCACTCCCCGCCGATACTGTCATTTTCGGAGAAATATCCCTATCTGGCGCCCTCAGACCGGCCCCTCAGACAGAAAACCGGTTGAAAGAGGCGCAGAAACTTGGTTTTACCGCCGCAATAGCTCCAAGCGGTGGCAAGTCGATCTCGATGAAAGGGATCAATTTACGCCGAGTAACCGATTTAACAGGATTTGTTGGCGATTTCTTTGGGGCCGGCTAA
- a CDS encoding paraquat-inducible protein A: MTIRLLTLSLLVLYPVAWFAPLMHAGLLPIFGLSEISVITGLQSLWGSDVILALVVTTFAIFAPYLKTIGLALVQWNLLDPRAQPVLHILGKLAMADVFLIALYITLAKGIGYVTIEVAWGLYMFTGCILSSITLGLISEKRRG; the protein is encoded by the coding sequence ATGACCATCCGTCTGCTCACCCTGTCCCTGCTTGTCCTCTACCCAGTGGCCTGGTTCGCCCCCCTGATGCATGCGGGCCTACTGCCGATCTTCGGCCTCAGCGAGATTAGCGTCATCACCGGATTGCAAAGCCTCTGGGGCAGCGATGTCATTCTTGCCCTTGTGGTCACCACCTTTGCCATTTTCGCGCCCTATCTGAAAACCATCGGCTTGGCTCTGGTCCAATGGAACCTGCTCGATCCCCGTGCCCAGCCGGTTTTGCACATCCTTGGCAAACTCGCCATGGCCGACGTCTTCCTGATCGCGTTGTACATCACCCTGGCCAAGGGCATCGGCTACGTCACGATCGAGGTCGCATGGGGGCTTTATATGTTCACCGGCTGCATCCTGTCTTCCATCACACTTGGCCTGATCTCCGAAAAACGCCGGGGCTGA
- a CDS encoding ADP-ribosylation/crystallin J1 → MILFRPTGQKELDLIKESGWKLWPPRLPEQPIFYPVTTFDYAEKIARDWNSVLTAPDNIGYVTRFEVSREIEQKYPIQVAGGKEHTELWVPAEDLETFNTGIVGLIEIVATYRDGQRVA, encoded by the coding sequence ATGATTTTGTTTCGCCCCACCGGCCAAAAAGAGCTGGATTTGATAAAAGAAAGTGGCTGGAAACTCTGGCCTCCTCGTTTGCCAGAACAGCCAATTTTCTATCCTGTTACGACCTTTGATTACGCGGAAAAAATCGCCCGCGATTGGAACTCAGTGTTAACGGCGCCTGACAACATTGGCTACGTCACGCGGTTTGAAGTCTCGCGCGAGATCGAGCAAAAATATCCGATCCAAGTCGCTGGCGGCAAGGAACACACAGAGCTTTGGGTGCCTGCCGAGGATCTGGAAACATTCAACACAGGGATCGTTGGACTAATTGAAATCGTCGCCACCTATCGAGATGGTCAGCGCGTTGCTTAG
- a CDS encoding ABC transporter ATP-binding protein, giving the protein MIRMQDVHKSFGDNRVLRGMDLHIPKGTSMVIIGGSGTGKSVALKSVLGLIKLDSGTILVDGKPSDSGDRDAFLARFGMLFQGGALFDSLPVWQNVAFRLLRGTLKRPVDEAREIAIEKLRRVGLKADVADRLPAELSGGMQKRVGLARAIAAEPEIIFFDEPTTGLDPIMSGVINDLIREIVVEMGATAMTITHDMSSVRAIADNVAMLHDGVIQWTGPVADMDASGDPYLDQFIHGRAEGPIEAVR; this is encoded by the coding sequence ATGATCCGCATGCAAGATGTCCACAAATCCTTTGGCGACAACCGCGTGCTGCGCGGCATGGACCTGCACATCCCCAAAGGCACCTCGATGGTGATCATCGGTGGCTCGGGCACTGGCAAGTCCGTGGCCCTGAAATCGGTGCTTGGCCTGATAAAGCTGGACAGCGGCACCATCCTTGTCGATGGCAAGCCATCAGACAGCGGCGACCGCGATGCCTTCCTTGCCCGTTTTGGTATGCTGTTCCAGGGCGGCGCGCTGTTTGACTCGCTCCCGGTCTGGCAAAACGTCGCCTTCCGCCTGCTGCGCGGCACCCTGAAGCGCCCAGTGGACGAGGCCCGCGAGATCGCCATCGAGAAACTGCGCCGCGTTGGTCTGAAAGCCGACGTTGCCGACCGCCTGCCCGCCGAGCTGTCCGGTGGCATGCAAAAACGCGTCGGTCTCGCCCGCGCCATCGCCGCCGAGCCCGAGATCATCTTCTTTGACGAACCCACCACTGGGCTGGACCCGATCATGTCCGGCGTCATCAACGACCTGATCCGCGAGATCGTGGTCGAAATGGGCGCCACCGCCATGACCATCACCCACGACATGTCTTCGGTCCGCGCCATCGCCGACAACGTCGCCATGCTGCACGACGGCGTAATCCAATGGACCGGTCCCGTGGCCGATATGGATGCCTCGGGCGATCCCTATCTGGATCAGTTTATCCACGGCCGCGCGGAGGGGCCGATCGAGGCGGTTCGGTGA
- a CDS encoding MlaE family ABC transporter permease — protein MSIISVLARLGRVVLTALAALGRLSQFAASTLTHMLRPPFYPREFFSALLNIGWLSLPVVGLTAVFTGGALALQIYSGGARFNAEAVVPQIVAIGIVRELGPVLVGLMIAARVTSSIAAEIATMKVTEQIDALVTLSTHPMKYLVAPRVAAALFTVPLLVAVGDIIGIAGGYVVSTQSLGFNAAAYIKNTVDFLELRDVVSSLVKGCAFGGIAATMGCYYGMQSGRGAQGVGAATKSSVEAAAILILAANFVLTGVFFSL, from the coding sequence ATGAGCATTATTTCCGTTCTGGCCCGACTGGGCCGCGTGGTTCTAACCGCGCTCGCCGCGCTTGGTCGCCTGTCTCAGTTCGCCGCCAGCACCTTGACCCATATGCTGCGCCCGCCCTTCTACCCGCGTGAGTTCTTCTCAGCGCTGCTGAATATCGGCTGGTTGTCGCTGCCAGTGGTTGGCCTGACGGCTGTCTTTACCGGTGGCGCCCTCGCCTTGCAGATCTATTCCGGCGGTGCGCGTTTCAACGCTGAGGCGGTGGTGCCACAGATCGTAGCCATCGGCATCGTGCGCGAGTTGGGCCCCGTATTGGTTGGCCTGATGATCGCAGCCCGTGTTACCTCGTCCATTGCGGCTGAAATCGCCACCATGAAGGTGACCGAGCAGATCGACGCGCTGGTCACCCTGTCGACCCACCCAATGAAATACCTCGTCGCCCCGCGCGTTGCGGCCGCCCTGTTCACAGTGCCGCTGCTGGTTGCTGTCGGGGATATCATCGGCATTGCCGGCGGCTATGTGGTCTCCACCCAAAGTCTTGGCTTTAATGCGGCCGCCTATATTAAGAACACCGTCGACTTCCTCGAACTTCGCGACGTGGTGTCCAGCCTTGTCAAAGGCTGCGCTTTTGGCGGCATCGCGGCCACCATGGGCTGCTACTACGGCATGCAATCAGGGCGCGGCGCACAGGGCGTAGGGGCTGCCACCAAATCCTCGGTCGAGGCCGCCGCAATCCTCATCCTCGCCGCCAACTTTGTGCTCACAGGGGTGTTTTTCTCGCTATGA
- the alr gene encoding alanine racemase, with protein MSTAKLSINLDALATNWRNLDALSAGETAAVVKANGYGLDVTRVGQTLARAGARNFFVAAAEEGVALRRALGPDLGISVFSGHMDGDTRLLQDFNLTPMLNSVDQMLRHFESLPGHSFGVQLDSGMNRLGMEPAEWAALRDIALGQSPVLVMSHLACADEPGHPMNALQLKVFREMTEGVEVPRSLAATGGILLGSDYHFDLCRPGIGLYGGQPYGDALPVISLDLPVIQIRDVLPGESVGYGNSWIARRPTRIATVAAGYADGLIRAMGAGLNAFVGDIACPLVGRVSMDLITIDVTDLTEDPEYLSLINHHQTIDHVAEAAGTIGYEILTSLGYRYARSYAG; from the coding sequence ATGAGTACAGCAAAACTATCAATCAACCTGGATGCCCTGGCCACCAACTGGCGCAACCTTGATGCCCTAAGCGCGGGCGAGACCGCAGCCGTGGTCAAAGCCAATGGCTATGGGCTGGACGTCACCCGTGTTGGCCAAACCCTGGCGCGCGCCGGTGCCCGCAATTTCTTTGTCGCCGCCGCCGAAGAAGGTGTCGCCCTGCGCCGTGCCCTTGGCCCCGATCTGGGGATCTCGGTGTTTTCCGGCCACATGGACGGAGACACCCGGCTGCTGCAGGACTTCAATCTGACACCGATGCTGAATTCTGTCGATCAGATGCTGCGTCACTTTGAAAGCCTGCCCGGCCACAGCTTTGGCGTACAGTTGGACAGTGGCATGAACCGGCTGGGGATGGAGCCCGCCGAATGGGCCGCCCTGCGCGATATCGCTTTGGGGCAAAGTCCGGTCCTGGTGATGTCCCATCTTGCCTGCGCCGATGAGCCAGGCCACCCCATGAATGCGCTACAACTCAAGGTTTTTCGCGAAATGACCGAGGGTGTCGAAGTGCCACGCTCGCTCGCGGCGACCGGGGGGATTTTGCTTGGGTCCGACTATCACTTTGATTTATGCCGCCCCGGCATCGGACTGTATGGCGGCCAGCCCTATGGTGACGCCCTGCCGGTGATCTCGTTGGATCTGCCAGTGATCCAGATCCGCGATGTGCTGCCCGGAGAAAGCGTCGGCTATGGAAATTCCTGGATCGCCCGCCGCCCCACACGCATTGCAACTGTTGCTGCAGGCTATGCCGACGGTCTGATCCGCGCCATGGGGGCAGGTCTCAACGCCTTTGTTGGCGATATAGCTTGCCCACTGGTCGGCCGGGTCTCAATGGATCTGATTACCATTGATGTCACAGATCTAACCGAAGACCCCGAATACCTAAGTCTGATCAACCATCACCAAACCATCGACCATGTGGCCGAGGCCGCCGGCACCATTGGCTATGAAATCCTGACATCGCTGGGCTACCGCTACGCCCGAAGCTACGCCGGATGA
- a CDS encoding replicative DNA helicase → MNELTPFDGHQPPALMPDQLPTAAETAPESPMPHSVEAEQQLLGAILTNNDVYDRIASIISADHFYDPVHARIYEIAAARISKNTLASPVTLKAFMEDDDGLKELGGPAYLAKLAGASISAFAVRDYAQMIYDLAIRRELIGLGQDIADKARRVDVASEPKEQIVEAEQSLYKLAEQGQTESGFKSFLKAVTEAVNVTNEAYQRGGGMAGISTGLVDLDKQLGGLHPSDLLILAGRPSMGKTSLATNIAYNVAKAYKRGIKPDGTEGAVDGGVVGFFSLEMSAEQLAGRILAEASEISSHKIRQGDMTEAEFRKFVEAAKTLESCPLFIDDTPALPISQLAARARRLKRTHGLDLLVIDYLQLCRGTAENRVNEIGEISMGMKAIAKELQIPVVALSQLSRQVENREDKRPQLSDLRESGSIEQDADVVMFVYREEYYKEREKPGDHELDKMEEWKEAMERLHARAEVIVGKQRHGPIGIVELGFEAQFTRFGNLAKAWQNGPREDEY, encoded by the coding sequence ATGAACGAATTGACACCCTTCGATGGCCATCAGCCGCCTGCACTGATGCCGGATCAATTGCCCACCGCTGCCGAAACTGCGCCGGAAAGCCCGATGCCGCATTCGGTCGAGGCCGAACAGCAGTTGCTGGGCGCGATTCTGACCAACAATGATGTCTATGATCGCATTGCCTCAATCATCAGTGCCGACCATTTCTACGACCCGGTGCATGCCCGCATCTATGAAATTGCCGCCGCGCGGATTTCCAAGAACACACTGGCCTCTCCGGTGACGCTCAAGGCATTCATGGAAGACGATGATGGCCTGAAAGAACTGGGTGGCCCCGCCTATCTGGCAAAACTGGCAGGCGCCTCAATTTCGGCCTTCGCGGTACGCGACTACGCCCAGATGATCTATGATCTGGCGATCCGTCGCGAGCTGATTGGGCTGGGTCAGGATATTGCTGACAAGGCGCGCCGCGTCGATGTGGCCTCGGAACCCAAGGAACAAATCGTCGAGGCCGAACAATCATTGTATAAACTGGCCGAGCAGGGCCAGACCGAAAGCGGCTTTAAGTCCTTTCTCAAGGCCGTCACCGAAGCGGTCAACGTCACCAACGAGGCCTACCAGCGTGGCGGCGGCATGGCCGGGATTTCCACGGGTCTGGTCGATCTGGACAAACAATTGGGTGGCTTGCACCCGTCGGATTTGTTGATCTTGGCCGGTCGTCCATCGATGGGGAAAACCTCGCTGGCCACCAACATCGCCTATAACGTCGCCAAAGCCTATAAACGCGGCATTAAACCCGACGGCACCGAAGGCGCCGTTGACGGCGGCGTCGTTGGATTTTTCAGCCTCGAGATGAGCGCTGAACAGCTGGCCGGCCGTATCTTGGCCGAAGCTTCGGAAATCTCGTCCCACAAAATCCGTCAGGGTGACATGACCGAGGCCGAGTTTCGCAAGTTCGTTGAGGCCGCCAAGACGCTGGAAAGCTGCCCGCTGTTTATTGATGACACGCCCGCCCTGCCGATCTCACAATTGGCGGCTCGCGCGCGCCGCCTGAAACGAACTCACGGGCTGGACCTGCTGGTGATCGACTACCTGCAGCTGTGCCGTGGTACAGCCGAGAACCGGGTCAACGAAATCGGTGAGATTTCGATGGGTATGAAGGCGATTGCCAAGGAATTGCAGATCCCGGTTGTCGCCCTGTCACAGCTGTCGCGTCAGGTGGAAAACCGCGAAGACAAACGCCCGCAGCTGTCTGATCTTCGTGAATCCGGCTCGATCGAGCAGGATGCCGACGTGGTGATGTTCGTCTACCGCGAAGAATACTATAAAGAACGGGAAAAGCCGGGCGATCACGAGCTGGACAAGATGGAAGAGTGGAAAGAGGCGATGGAACGTCTGCACGCCCGCGCCGAAGTCATCGTCGGCAAGCAGCGGCACGGCCCCATCGGCATTGTCGAACTGGGCTTCGAGGCGCAGTTCACCCGCTTTGGCAACCTTGCCAAAGCCTGGCAAAACGGCCCGCGTGAGGACGAGTACTGA
- a CDS encoding orotate phosphoribosyltransferase → MIPTSYPTKEEIARLSARMLLEIGAVDFNTDTPFTLASGLPSPSYVDCRKLISYPRIRATLMDFMTITVMRNAGFEAFDNIAGGETAGIPFAALVAERMALPMTYVRKKPKGYGRNARIEGVMTEDERVLLVEDMTTDGGSKLSFVDAIRETGATCGHTAVIFYYDIFPETTKRLGDHGVELHYLCTWWDVLAEAKDQKAFSTETLDEVETFLKDPRAWQDAHKSA, encoded by the coding sequence ATGATCCCCACTTCATACCCGACCAAAGAAGAGATCGCCCGCCTGTCAGCCCGCATGCTGCTGGAGATCGGCGCGGTGGATTTTAACACCGACACACCGTTCACTCTGGCGTCAGGCCTGCCATCTCCCAGCTATGTCGATTGCCGCAAACTGATCTCCTACCCGCGTATCCGCGCAACCCTGATGGACTTCATGACCATTACAGTGATGCGCAACGCCGGGTTCGAGGCGTTTGACAACATCGCCGGTGGCGAAACCGCTGGCATTCCCTTTGCCGCGCTGGTGGCCGAACGGATGGCACTGCCGATGACCTACGTGCGCAAAAAGCCCAAGGGCTATGGCCGCAATGCCCGCATCGAAGGCGTAATGACTGAAGATGAGCGTGTGCTTCTGGTGGAAGACATGACCACCGATGGTGGCTCGAAATTGTCTTTCGTAGACGCGATCCGCGAAACAGGCGCCACCTGTGGCCATACTGCGGTCATTTTCTACTATGACATCTTCCCCGAAACCACCAAACGTCTGGGCGACCACGGCGTCGAGCTGCACTATCTGTGCACCTGGTGGGACGTTCTGGCCGAAGCCAAGGATCAGAAAGCTTTCAGCACCGAAACGTTGGACGAGGTGGAAACCTTCCTGAAAGATCCCCGGGCCTGGCAGGACGCGCATAAATCCGCCTAA